Proteins co-encoded in one Ziziphus jujuba cultivar Dongzao chromosome 9, ASM3175591v1 genomic window:
- the LOC107426414 gene encoding probable inactive patatin-like protein 9 — MELSKVTLEIFTKLEQKWLSHCETTKKTRILSIDGGGTTCIVAGAALVHLEDQIRLKTGDPLAQIADFFDLITGTGVGAILAAMLAAADASGRPLFTARDAVSALTEKQSEFFKVKFAGVLHRCRRYSDKSMEKVLKELFTREDGKVLTLKDTCKPLLVPCFDLRSSAPFVFSRADASESQSFDFDLWKVCRATSATPSLFKPFSLSSVNGKTTCCAVDGGLVMNNPTAAAVTHVLHNKRDFPSVNGVEDLLVLSLGNGPLISGRKVRHDGRSSTSSIVDIVLDGVSETIDQMLGNAFCWNRTDYVRIQANGLGGDGVVGPRKKEDEVVGVLKERGVESLPFGGKRLLTETNGQLIEGFAQRLVASGKTSLPSSPCKESAVSPLADGR; from the exons aTGGAGCTGAGTAAGGTCACTCTGGAGATCTTCACCAAACTGGAGCAGAAATGGCTCTCTCACTGTGAAACGACCAAGAAGACTCGGATTCTAAGCATTGACGGCGGAGGAACCACCTGCATTGTCGCTGGCGCCGCACTGGTACACCTCGAAGACCAGATCCGCCTCAAGACCGGCGATCCCCTTGCCCAAATAGCCGATTTCTTTGACCTCATTACGGGGACCGGCGTTGGAGCTATCCTCGCTGCCATGCTGGCCGCCGCCGACGCCTCCGGCCGTCCTCTATTCACCGCCAGAGACGCTGTCAGCGCTCTCACGGAGAAACAGTCGGAATTTTTCAAGGTCAAGTTCGCCGGAGTTCTCCACCGGTGTCGGAGATACTCCGACAAGAGTATGGAAAAGGTTCTTAAGGAGCTGTTCACGAGAGAGGATGGGAAGGTATTGACGCTTAAAGACACGTGTAAGCCTCTCCTGGTCCCCTGCTTCGACCTGCGAAGCTCGGCACCGTTCGTGTTCTCCCGAGCCGACGCATCCGAGTCGCAGAGTTTCGACTTCGACCTGTGGAAAGTCTGCCGAGCCACCTCAGCAACGCCGAGCCTCTTCAAGCCGTTTAGCCTAAGCTCCGTGAACGGAAAGACCACGTGCTGCGCCGTGGACGGTGGCCTGGTGATGAACAACCCGACGGCTGCGGCGGTAACGCATGTACTGCACAACAAGCGGGACTTTCCGTCAGTTAACGGCGTTGAGGATCTGTTAGTCCTTTCACTGGGTAACGGTCCACTTATCAGTGGAAGGAAAGTCCGTCATGACGGCCGGAGCTCCACGTCTTCAATTGTTGATATTGTACTTGATGGAGTTTCCGAGACCATTGACCAGATGTTGGGGAACGCCTTCTGTTGGAACCGTACGGACTACGTCAGGATTCAG GCGAACGGACTGGGGGGCGATGGAGTGGTGGGGCCGAGAAAGAAGGAAGATGAGGTGGTGGGTGTGCTGAAAGAGAGAGGTGTGGAGTCGTTACCGTTTGGCGGGAAACGGTTGCTGACGGAGACTAACGGCCAGTTAATCGAAGGCTTTGCACAACGCCTCGTGGCTTCGGGAAAGACCAGTCTGCCATCCAGTCCCTGCAAGGAATCTGCCGTTAGCCCACTCGCTGACGGGCGTTAG
- the LOC132805406 gene encoding blue copper protein-like, whose translation MGFSSNSMILVLLLSFCGSCFGAFYKVGDSQGWTSKGSVDYKTWASTKQFQVGDVLNFEYDPQVNNVVRVTHKDYKSCNTSNSTFISQTGNDAIVIKNPGHLYFVCSVPGHCQAGQKVDIRVPPKSDIRSPSPTPTSSKTSPTASPPSSAPSSPTPSIKGGAPPPKSTISSPPSIAPTSPTPSIQGGAPPPKSTISSPPSPTAYPPSIAPTAPTPSINGAPDDPEFTVSSSPAPTPSDKKKSAAPSILSSKVDLHLFMAVLVVAAILA comes from the exons ATGGGTTTTTCTTCGAATTCAATGATTTTGGTGCTTCTATTGTCATTTTGCGGGTCCTGTTTTGGTGCTTTTTATAAGGTGGGTGACTCTCAAGGCTGGACTAGCAAAGGCAGCGTTGATTATAAGACCTGGGCTTCCACTAAGCAATTTCAAGTCGGGGACGTTCTTA ATTTTGAGTACGATCCCCAAGTGAACAATGTGGTTCGAGTAACACATAAAGATTACAAGTCATGCAACACATCAAATTCAACCTTCATCAGCCAAACAGGAAACGATGCCATAGTTATCAAAAACCCTGGTCACCTATACTTCGTCTGCAGCGTCCCTGGCCACTGCCAAGCTGGACAAAAGGTCGATATCAGAGTCCCACCCAAGTCTGATATTCGATCTCCATCACCAACCCCAACTTCATCAAAAACATCTCCCACTGCATCTCCACCGTCCAGTGCCCCATCCTCCCCTACCCCATCCATCAAGGGTGGTGCTCCGCCTCCAAAATCCACTATTTCATCACCACCGTCCATTGCCCCAACCTCACCTACCCCATCCATCCAGGGTGGTGCTCCACCTCCAAAATCCACTATTTCATCACCACCATCTCCTACTGCATATCCACCGTCCATTGCCCCAACCGCCCCTACCCCATCCATCAACGGTGCTCCAGATGATCCAGAATTCACTGTTTCATCATCACCTGCTCCTACCCCATCTGATAAGAAAAAGAGCGCTGCTCCATCCATTCTTTCTTCCAAGGTGGATTTGCACCTTTTCATGGCCGTTCTGGTTGTTGCAGCAATTTTAGCTTAA